GCGCAGCACTTCGAACAGGCCGGCGCGAGTGGGATTGAGGCCGACGTTCTCGATGACCAAGTCGCTGCCCGGCACGACCAGCGCCGCCACGGCGAAAAACGCCGCGGAGGAGGGATCACCCGGCACCTCGATAGTCTGGGGCCGCAGTTCGGCCTCGCCACGCAGGCGAATCACGCGATGGCCGGCTTCTTCCTCGACCCACAGCTCTGCGCCGAAGCCCTTGAGCATACGCTCGGTATGATCGCGCGTCGGCACCGGCTCGATCACGCTGGTTATGCCGGCAGTGTTGAGTGCCGCGAGCAGCACCGCGCTCTTCACCTGAGCGCTGGCGACAGGGAGGCGGTAAGTGATCGGCACGGCGGGGCTCAGGCCTCGCTCCATCAACGGCAGGGTGCCGCCGGGGCTGGCCGTGAAGTCCGCGCCCATCAGGGAGAGCGGCTCGATCACCCGGCCCATCGGGCGCTTGGACAAGCTGGCATCGCCGGTGAAGGTGGCCACGATCGGATGGCTGGCGACCAGGCCCATCAGCAGGCGCGTCGAGGTGCCGGAGTTGCCCATGTCGAGCGCGCTCTCGGGCTGCAACAGCCCGCCGACGCCCACTCCATGGATCGACCAGGTGCCTTCGTCCTCGCGCACGATCGTCGCGCCCATCGCCCGCAGCGCGGCAGCCGTGGCCATGACGTCCTCGCCCTCGAGCAGGCCAGTCACGCGCGTCTCGCCCACGGCCAAAGCACCGAACATCAACGAGCGGTGGCTGATCGACTTGTCGCCCGGCACACGGATCCTGCCGGTCAAAGGCCCCGCGGAAACGAAGCGGCGTGGGCGGGGGGCAGTGTCAGGGTTGACGGACAAGAGGCTATCTCAGCTATGGGCAGTGGGAACGCGCGGGCTTTTGACAGCGCTGGGGGGCTGTGGCAAGGCGCCCCCCGCTCTTGATGCTGGCTCTTGATTATGGTCGGGGCCGCTACCATCAAGTCACAGTAATTCAGGCCTGCTGCGGCAGCGGGCAGACTAAGGACACATTCATGGTCAAGCCAGAGTGGGGCGCCAAGCGTAGCTGCCCCAAATGCGGTGAACGCTTCTACGATCTCCAGAAGGACGAACCGGTCGTCTGCATCGAATGCGGCAACCAGTGGTATCCCGAGCCGGTGCTCAAGTCGAAGCAGCCGATTCCGTTCGAGGAAGTGGCGAAGGTCGAAAAGGTCGAGGAAGCCGATTCGGATCTCGCTGACGAGGATCTGGAAGATATCGACGAGGGCGAGGACTCGCCGGACAACGATGTCGACCTTGGCGGCGACGACGATCTCGGCGTTCCCGGCGCTGGTGATGGCGAAGACGACGAAAACTGATAAATTGGGGCTTGCGAAGCGGAGGAGTCGCTCATAAAGGGCCCTCCTCCCGCAAGGGATGGCGCACCACCCAGGATGCGCTAAAGACGAAATGGCACGGGGCCTTAGCTCAGCTGGGAGAGCGCTACAATGGCATTGTAGAGGTCAGCGGTTCGATCCCGCTAGGCTCCACCATTCGTCGCTAAAGTATTGAAATAGGCCATGCCTTTTGCATGGTTCCAGTACCTGATTTGCACGCTGGCTGACGAGGTTTCGTCCGCCGGCGTTTTTGGCTTTCGGGCCAGTTTGGAGTGAAGCTAGGCATGTTCGACACACTGTCAGATCGCCTGACTGGAGTCTTCGATCGCCTGCGCGGTCGCGGCGCTCTGAACGAAGCCGACGTGCGCGAAGCGATGCGCGAAGTTCGCATCGCCCTGCTCGAAGCCGACGTCGCCCTGCCCGTAGCGCGCAAGTTCATCGACGCGGTGACCGAGAAGGCCGTTGGCCATCAGGTGCTGCGTTCGGTCACGCCGGGCCAGCAAGTGGTCAAGATCGTCAATGACGAGCTGGTCGCGATGCTCGGCGGGGAAGAGTCCTCGCCGCTCACGCTCGAAGCCAAGCCGCCGGTCGTGATCATGATGGTCGGTCTCCAGGGCTCGGGTAAGACCACTACGACTGCCAAGCTCGCCAAGCTGCTCAAGGAAAAGCACGGCAAGAAGGCGCTGATGGCGTCGCTCGACGTCAACCGCCCGGCCGCGCAGGAACAGCTCAAGGTGCTCGGCGATCAGGTCGATGTCCTGACGCTCCCGATCATCACCGGCCAGCAGCCGGTCGACATCGCCCGCCGCGCGCTCGAATCGGCCAGGCTGCAGGCGATTGACGTGCTGCTGCTCGATACCGCGGGCCGCCTCCACGTCGACGAAGCGCTGATGGCCGAGATGAAAGCCGTCGCCGGCGTCGCGACGCCGACCGAGGTTCTCCTCGTGGTCGACTCGCTGACCGGCCAGGACGCGGTCAACGTCGCGCAGAGCTTCTCCGACGAAGTGCCGCTGACCGGCGTTATCCTTACCCGCATGGACGGCGATGCCCGCGGCGGTGCGGCGCTGTCGATGCGTGCGGTCACCGGCAAGCCGATCAAGTTTGCCGGCACGGGCGAAAAGCTCGACGCGATCGAGCCGTTCCATCCGGGCCGCGTGGCCGGGCGCATCCTCGGCATGGGCGACATCGTCTCGATCGTCGAGAAGGCCGCCCAGGTCATCGACAAGGAAGATGCCGACAAGCTCGCCGAGCGCATGCTCAAGGGCCAGTTCGACATGAACGACCTGCGCACCCAACTGCGGCAGATGCAGCAGATGGGCGGCCTTGGCATGCTCGCCGGCATGATGCCGGGCATGAAGAAGGCCAAGCAGGCGATGGCCGCCAGCGGCATGGACGACAAGCTGCTGGTCCACATGGATGCGATCATCGGCTCGATGACGCAGAAGGAACGCCAGCGCCCGGAGCTGCTCAACGCCAAGC
Above is a genomic segment from Altererythrobacter sp. Root672 containing:
- a CDS encoding FYDLN acid domain-containing protein; amino-acid sequence: MVKPEWGAKRSCPKCGERFYDLQKDEPVVCIECGNQWYPEPVLKSKQPIPFEEVAKVEKVEEADSDLADEDLEDIDEGEDSPDNDVDLGGDDDLGVPGAGDGEDDEN
- the aroA gene encoding 3-phosphoshikimate 1-carboxyvinyltransferase; this translates as MTGRIRVPGDKSISHRSLMFGALAVGETRVTGLLEGEDVMATAAALRAMGATIVREDEGTWSIHGVGVGGLLQPESALDMGNSGTSTRLLMGLVASHPIVATFTGDASLSKRPMGRVIEPLSLMGADFTASPGGTLPLMERGLSPAVPITYRLPVASAQVKSAVLLAALNTAGITSVIEPVPTRDHTERMLKGFGAELWVEEEAGHRVIRLRGEAELRPQTIEVPGDPSSAAFFAVAALVVPGSDLVIENVGLNPTRAGLFEVLRQMGGSIEELDRRLVGGEPVADLRVRHSVLTGIEVDPAIAPSMIDEFPVLFVAASLAQGRTVTSGLDELRVKESDRLAVMAEALRSAGARIEEREDGLVIEGTGGDPLTGGGPIATHLDHRIAMSMAVAGHASRDGVEVDDTRPIATSFPVFEALLDGASAV
- the ffh gene encoding signal recognition particle protein, coding for MFDTLSDRLTGVFDRLRGRGALNEADVREAMREVRIALLEADVALPVARKFIDAVTEKAVGHQVLRSVTPGQQVVKIVNDELVAMLGGEESSPLTLEAKPPVVIMMVGLQGSGKTTTTAKLAKLLKEKHGKKALMASLDVNRPAAQEQLKVLGDQVDVLTLPIITGQQPVDIARRALESARLQAIDVLLLDTAGRLHVDEALMAEMKAVAGVATPTEVLLVVDSLTGQDAVNVAQSFSDEVPLTGVILTRMDGDARGGAALSMRAVTGKPIKFAGTGEKLDAIEPFHPGRVAGRILGMGDIVSIVEKAAQVIDKEDADKLAERMLKGQFDMNDLRTQLRQMQQMGGLGMLAGMMPGMKKAKQAMAASGMDDKLLVHMDAIIGSMTQKERQRPELLNAKRKKRVAAGSGTEVQDVNKLLKMHQEMGRAMKQIKKMGGLKGLGALFGGGGGMGGPGGAGAAALGGPGGGLPGLGGGAGQLPSNLQDLLKKN